The Archangium primigenium genomic interval CTGGGGGTAGTCCTGCATGGACTCGTTGTTGCCCACGAGGAACATCACCGCCGCGGGCGTGCCCTTGACCTCGAAGAAGTCCTTGTCCGCGCCATCCGGCGGGCTGACCTTCGCCTCGCCCACGGACAGGGCGCTCGTGCAGCACGCGGCCTTGGTGGGCAGCGGCAGCGAGTCCGACTGGCTCTCCAGGGCCACCAGGCCCACGGCGCCGCCCATGACCAGTCCGGAGGCCAACGCCACCCTGCGTTGGAAGGGCGAGCGTAACGCACGTCGCAGCGTTTCGATGTTGATGCGCATCATGAGAGGCTCCTAAAGACCGAACCGCACGACGAACTCGACTTCGGTCCCACGACCGTTTTCATCCAGGCAGTGGACAGTAATCTTGTGGGGGACCCCGCCAAAAGTGCTTCGTCCAACATTGTTGCTCAAATCCCGCAGGGCCCGGCGGTTGCCGCCGGCCTTGGACTCCACGGCGGTGATGCCCGCCACCTTCGTCTTCTGGTTGATGTGGCCGCTGCGCACACACCGGGCGTCCTTGGGGACGTCCGGGGTCTCCGGGCAATCGTCGATGCCCACGGCGTTGAGGTTCACGTTCACCGCGGACAGGTCCACCGGACTGCCGTCCAGCAGGCTGAAGCGCGAGAGCATGTACTGACGGCCCGCGTCGGCGCACGCCAGGAGCTCGTCGCCGGAGCGCTCGTTGCGCGCCGCGCCCAGCTCGCTCTGGGAAAAAGACACGGCGGCCGCCGCCAACAGGCTGATGACCGCCAACAGCACCACCACCAGCAACAGCACCGATCCGCGCCTGTCGAGGTGTTTTCTCATGGGGAATCCTCCTAGCCCTAGCCGCCAGCGCAATTGAAGTTGTCCGTGGGAAGCTTGCCCTTGCACTCGTCCGGAGTGCCCGCGTTCAGGGAGTAGACGGGCATCGGCAGCTCCGAGGAGCGCATGTTACGCACCTGGACCGTCATTTCTGACACGACGCGCCGGAAGCCGTACGCGATGGGCTTGTTGGTGACGGGATCCGTGGTGAGCGCCTCCTCGGGCAGCTCGATGAGATCCTTGCCCGACAGCACGAGCTTGCGCCCGAAGGCGGGGATGTCGTTCATCATGTCCTTGTTCGCGCCCGAGTCGCGCGTGCTGCTGCGCGCCACGAGGCCAATCACCACGGCGCGGATGTTGGCCGGGCTGTTGTTCTTGCGCAGCGGGTCGTCCAAGGGCGTGTAGTAGCCCGGGGCCGGCTCGATGGGGTCGGGAATGAACGACGAGCCATCCTCGCGCAGGAAGCTCACGCGCATGGCCTCGATGTCCTCGGCCACCGGCTCGCCGTAGTTGTCCTCCAGGGGGTTCTTCTCCCCGAGCCCATGGCGCCGGAAGAGGTAGGGACGGCCCGGGGTCGTCGCGTCGCCATCGTCGTCGACGAGGCGCACCGAGTAGTGGAACACGTCGATCTTGAAGATGGCCGTCTTGGCCGAGCCGCCCGCGGAGTTGAAGCAGAGCGGGGTGAACTTGTTCATCCGCGGGAACTTGCCGTCGGGATCCGCGACCTCCAGGGGCAGCGCCGCGCTGCCCTTGGGCGCGTCCTCGCTCAGCTGCGCGTAGGTCCAGTCCAGCGCGCCCGTGCACACCACCTGGATGACCTGACCCTTGCGCAAGCCCTCCGTCAGCGGCTCGGCCAGGGTGATGGACGTGCTGCCCACGTTGGACGCGAACGCGTTGAACGCGGGGTTGCGCATGCGGAAGGAGAGCTGGTTGGAGCGATTGACCGAGTTGGTCCCATCGCGCCCCCAGCCCGCCGGGAAGTCGAACGCCAGGGGCGGCTCCATGCCGTAGCCCGCCATGCGCAGGTTGCGCACGACCATCAGGTGGGTCTGGCGCAGGGACGCCTGGCCGCCGCGGATGCCCGCCTGGGTGTAGAAGGACTGGGTGTAGCCCAGGAACGCCGCGGACACCGCCAGGACCGTGACGAAGGTCACGGCCGAACTCACCATCAACTCGATGAGCGTGAAGCCTCGCCGCCGCCGGTCCATCACACGCCTCCCATGTTGATGAGCAGGGTCTGGGTGGTGATGACGCGCGGCTGGCCCGCGTCGAAGTAGCGCACCTTCACCCAGATCTGCTTGCGCTCGACCCCCTCGCGCACCGCCTGCTTCTTCACGATGTAGTAGCGGTCGAAGCGGGTCGGGTGGCCCTCCTCGTCGGTGAACGAGGGCGTGCGCAGGCCGCCGAACTTGGCGCCATTGAAGGTGAGCATGCTCTCGCCGTGCATGCAGTCGCGGTAGGTCTTGGAGCTGTTCTCGTCCGGATCGAGCAGCACGTTCTTCTTGTCCAGGGGGTCCTCCGTGCACGGGCCCGTCGCGTTGTCCGCGAGGCGGTCGTCACTGAACTTCCAGAGGTGGATCTGCTCGGCCAGGTCGTTGGCCACGTCCGTGGCCTGCATGATGCGGCGGGCCTGGGAGGTGGCCCCGCGCGCCTGCACGAGCGCGCTGAGCAAACCCACGAGGCCCACGAGGAACACCACCGCGGCGATGAGCGACTCGATCGTCGTGAAGCCGGCCCGGGGGCGCGAAACAATCCGTGGCTGCATGGAATTCACCTCGAGGAGTTGGCCGAGAAGGTCCGCACGAGACCCGTGTTGGTCATGACGATGGCCTGGGCGCTGTCCGTGCCACCCGAGCCCGTGGCCCGCAGGGTGAGCGAGGCCGAGCCCGCCTTGGACGCCACGCCCTTGGCGTTGGCGAAGGTCACCGAGCCGTCCGGCTCGAACAGGATGACGCCGCGCAGGGGATTGGCGGGCGTGCCGTCGCCGGAGCAGAAGGTGCACGCCACGTCGTTGGGCACCGAGCAGAACGGCGGCGGAAAGGTATAGGACACGCCCGAGGCCGCGGTGGACGGCCCCTTGGCCAGACCGATGCGGTCGATGAGCGCGTCCGAGCAGCCCTTGTGCTTCACCCGGCCCACCGCGTCGGCGAAGCCCATGTCCAGCACGCGCACCGTGGCGTTGAAGTTGCCGGAGTCGAAGACCGTGTACTCCGCGCCCGAGGGCGCCGGCGCCTCGGGCACCAGGTCCTTGAGCGACCTCCAGTCCGAGTGGGTCTCCAGCGTCTTGGTGATGCTGGACCACGGGTCCACCACCACCCAGTAGCGGATGGGCTCGCCCAGGCTGGGACCATCCGCGTTGAGAATCACCGCCACGCGCTGGTTGCGGCCATAGGCGTGCGAGCGCGCGCTGGAGATGACGGCGGCGAACTCGAGTGCCCCGCCCGTCAGGCGCGTGCGCTGGGGCAGCACCTCCAGCGCGGCATACGAGAGCGCGGCGAGCACCGCGATGATGCCCACCACGGTGGCCATCTCGACAATGGTGAAGCCGGAGTTGCGACGGGTTCGCTTCATAGGGGAGTTCATCACGAGGTGCCCCGGGGACGGCACACTCCAACCCGAATCAGGGTCGGACACAAAAACACTGGACTTCGACGCACTCTTACTGGTCTCCGAGGCTCCAGCTTACCGTAAATTCCTGACGCGAATATCGCATCGTCCGCCTGCTCACTGTAGGACCTGGGAGGTGACGCGGCCCGGTTCGGAAATTTCTTCCCCGGCTGCAGCCATCCCGGCATCTTCCCGGGAGCGCGGAGAGCTAGGAGAAGAGCGACATGACGGGCACGTATCAAACCCTCACGGTGGACCTGTCGGAGGGCGAGTCGGAAGCGGCGCAGGACCTACTGCACGAGTCGGGAATCCTGGGACTGGAGGTGCGGGACCGCGAGGCCCCCGTCATGCCCGGAGTGCGGGCCCCCGTGGCCGGCGCGGCCATCCTGGTGGCCTACTTCGAGGACGCGGCCACGGCCCAGGAGGCCCGCGAGGCCCTGGCCGAGGCCTTCCCCTCGGCGCGGCTGACGCTGGCCGAGGAAGCGCAGCAGGACTGGAGCAACGCCTGGAAGGCGCACATCAAGTCCGTGCAGGTGGGCCGGCTCTGGGTGGGCCCGCCCTGGGACGTGCCCAACGCACCCGCGGATCGGGTGCGCCTGGTCATCGAGCCGAAGATGGCCTTTGG includes:
- a CDS encoding prepilin-type N-terminal cleavage/methylation domain-containing protein, which codes for MDRRRRGFTLIELMVSSAVTFVTVLAVSAAFLGYTQSFYTQAGIRGGQASLRQTHLMVVRNLRMAGYGMEPPLAFDFPAGWGRDGTNSVNRSNQLSFRMRNPAFNAFASNVGSTSITLAEPLTEGLRKGQVIQVVCTGALDWTYAQLSEDAPKGSAALPLEVADPDGKFPRMNKFTPLCFNSAGGSAKTAIFKIDVFHYSVRLVDDDGDATTPGRPYLFRRHGLGEKNPLEDNYGEPVAEDIEAMRVSFLREDGSSFIPDPIEPAPGYYTPLDDPLRKNNSPANIRAVVIGLVARSSTRDSGANKDMMNDIPAFGRKLVLSGKDLIELPEEALTTDPVTNKPIAYGFRRVVSEMTVQVRNMRSSELPMPVYSLNAGTPDECKGKLPTDNFNCAGG
- a CDS encoding type IV pilus modification PilV family protein, which gives rise to MQPRIVSRPRAGFTTIESLIAAVVFLVGLVGLLSALVQARGATSQARRIMQATDVANDLAEQIHLWKFSDDRLADNATGPCTEDPLDKKNVLLDPDENSSKTYRDCMHGESMLTFNGAKFGGLRTPSFTDEEGHPTRFDRYYIVKKQAVREGVERKQIWVKVRYFDAGQPRVITTQTLLINMGGV
- a CDS encoding pilus assembly FimT family protein; the encoded protein is MKRTRRNSGFTIVEMATVVGIIAVLAALSYAALEVLPQRTRLTGGALEFAAVISSARSHAYGRNQRVAVILNADGPSLGEPIRYWVVVDPWSSITKTLETHSDWRSLKDLVPEAPAPSGAEYTVFDSGNFNATVRVLDMGFADAVGRVKHKGCSDALIDRIGLAKGPSTAASGVSYTFPPPFCSVPNDVACTFCSGDGTPANPLRGVILFEPDGSVTFANAKGVASKAGSASLTLRATGSGGTDSAQAIVMTNTGLVRTFSANSSR